A single window of Aquarana catesbeiana isolate 2022-GZ linkage group LG10, ASM4218655v1, whole genome shotgun sequence DNA harbors:
- the LOC141110575 gene encoding fish-egg lectin-like, which translates to MFFAVSLLLLCAGLSASADFQCTIIPGKLRQIDAGAGEVYGVNDNDDIYRWVDNNWKHIPGKLIHISVGPAGVWGVNRDNVIYKIQDNEWMSVSGLLKQVDAGGDKFLGGVNAEDSIFCLKQSCTVSRSSAVSWTPLDGGLKYYSCGALGCWGVNSADNIYFRHNVNPTACQGTQWQQIEGALEMIEVGNDGSVHGVNSAGNVYRRDGISAKTPTGTIWTQLDFCTTFKHVTYDNGYLWLLSLTGDIYRCADNK; encoded by the exons ATGTTCTTTGCTGTGAGCCTCCTCCTGCTGTGTGCCGGACTCTCTGCCTCTGCAG ATTTTCAGTGTACAATAATCCCAGGAAAACTGAGACAGATTGATGCCGGCGCTGGTGAAGTGTACGGTGTGAACGATAATGACGACATTTACCGCTGGGTAGACAATAACTGGAAGCACATTCCTGGAAAGCTCATCCATATTTCTGTTGGACCTGCTGGAGTTTGGGGTGTGAACAGAGACAACGTCATCTATAAAATCCAGGACAATGAATGGATGTCtgtatcag GGCTCTTGAAGCAGGTGGATGCTGGAGGTGATAAGTTCTTGGGTGGAGTGAATGCAGAGGACAGCATCTTCTGCTTGAAACAGAGTTGCACAGTTTCAAGATCTTCTGCTGTATCCTGGACCCCACTGGACGGGGGACTGAAATATTACAGCTGTGGGGCACTGGGCTGTTGGGGAGTCAACAGCGCCGACAATATTTACTTCCGCCACAATGTCAACCCTACAGCCTGCCAGGGAACCCAATGGCAGCAGATTGAAGGTGCTCTGGAGATGATAGAGGTTGGCAATGATGGTTCTGTGCATGGTGTCAACTCAGCAGGCAACGTATAccgaag GGATGGAATCAGTGCCAAAACCCCAACCGGAACAATCTGGACCCAGCTAGACTTCTGCACCACTTTTAAACACGTCACTTACGACAACGGCTATCTCTGGCTTCTCAGCCTAACTGGTGACATCTATCGATGTGCAGACAATAAATAA